GTGGCCCCTACCATAGATGGGCGCCTCGATGACGAGGCCTGGCAGCAGGCCACGGTGTTCACGGATTTCGTGCAGCGCGAGCCCGTCGAGGGCAATCCGGTCAGCGAGCGCACGGAGGTGCGCATCGTCACGGACGGCGTGGCGCTGTATGTGGCGGCCTGGCTCTACGACCGCGAGGCGGCGTTGATCGTCCCCAGCGAGACGATCCGCGACGTGACCCTGACGAACAGCGATTACTTCGCGTTCATCCTCGACACGTATCACGACCGGCAGAACGGCTTCCTCTTCGGCACCACGCCCTCGGGGATCGAGCACGATGCGCAGGTGATTCGCGAGGGTGAGGGCGGGGGCGTGTTTGTGGCGGGGCAGAGCCGCGCGCAGGCGGGCTCGTTGGGTGGCGTGAACCTGAACTGGGACGCCAACTGGACCGTGCGCACCTCGCGCGACGGCGAGGGCTGGTACGCCGAGTTCCGCGTACCGTTCTCGACGCTGCGCTACGGCGGCGGGGCGACGCAGACCTGGGGCCTGAACCTGATGCGCGGCATCCGGCGCCGGAACGAGGAGGCGCTGTGGTCGCGCGTGTCGCGGCAGTTCAGCATCAACCGGCTCTCGCAGGCGGGCACACTGGAGGACCTCGCCGTGCCCGCGCAGCGTATCGCCACCGTGACGCCGTACGTGCTCGGCAACTCGGCGCGCAACTACACCACGCAGTCGGCGTTCCGCGGCACCGGTGAGTTCGGCGTGGATGCCAAGTACGGCATCACGCCCAGCCTGACGCTGGATCTCACGTACAACACCGACTTCGCGCAGGTCGAGGTGGACGAGCAGCGCACGAACCTCACGCGATTTCCGCTGTTCTTTCCTGAGAAGCGGCCCTTCTTCCTGGAGAACGCCGGCGTGCTCTCGGCGGGCACGCCGCAGGCCGTGGACCTGTTCTTCACCCGACGCATCGGCATCGACTCGCTGGGCCAGCCCGTGCCGATCCTCGGCGGCGGTCGGCTTACGGGGCGCGTGGGCGGACTGACGGTCGGCGCCCTGGCGATGGTCACCGACGCGCAGAACGGCGTCGAAGGCAACGGCTACGGCGTGCTGCGCCTGCTGCGCGAGCTCTCGACGCGCTCGCGCGTCGGCGTGATGGCCGTGCAGCGCCAGCGGCGCGGCGACGGCGGCGACTTCAATCGGGTACTCGGCGTGGATGCGCGCGTCGGGATCGGGCAGGACTGGACGGCCGATGCCTGGGCCGGCCACTCGGAGACCCCGGGTCTCACAGGCGATCCCTACTCGTGGAGCGGCCGCGTGGCCTACGAGACGCGCGACTGGCGGCACTCGGTGCGCGTGCTGCAGGTGGGCGATGCGTTCAATCCCGAGGTGGGCTTCATGGCGCGGCCCGCCGGGTATCGCTTCGACGAGTTGATGTTGATGCGGTTGGTGCGCAATCCCTCGTGGCGGCACGTGCGCGAGTGGAACCCGCACATCAGCCTGCGCCGCTACGTGGGCACGGACGGATTCCTGCAGTCGTCGTGGGCGCACATCGACGTCACCGAGGTGCAGTTCAATGGCGGTGGTCGATTCGGGCCCGACATCAATGTGTACACGGAAGGCCTGCAGGTGCCGTTCGAGATTGCGCCGGGCGTGATCCTGCAGCCGGGCCAGTATGCGTTCTCGGTGCCGGGCCTCGACTGGGGCTCGGATCCCAGTGACGCGATCTCCTTCCTCGCGCGCCTCGAGGCCGGCCAGTTCTACTCGGGCACGAAGACCGGCGGCAACGTGGCCATCACGGCACGGCGCGGCGCGGCGTTCTCCTCGACGCTGACGCTGGACCACCAGGACGTGGACCTGCCGGAGGGCGACTTCGTCCGCGATTTGATTGGCCTCAAGCTCGCGTACTTCTTCACGCCGCGGATCTTCGTGCAGTCGCTGACACAGTACAACAACCAGGCGGAGGTGTTCACGGCGAACGTGCGACTGGGTTGGTTGAGCACGGCGAACACGGGCCTGTTTGTGGTGCTCAACGATGGCGAAGAGGCGGAGGGCTTCACGCGGTGGCGGCGACCCTTGGCGCGCTCGGTGACGGTGAAGTATTCGTACCAAGTGGGAGCAGCGAGGTAGCGTCGATGCCGATTCACTATCGGATCGATCCGACGACGCAGACCGTCTATGAGACCTGGACGGGCACGGTCAACGCCGAGCAACTCGGTGCGTACTGGAGCGCGAGCCTGCGCAAGGACGAGTTTCTCACCTGCGGCAAGACGATTGCGGACGTGCGCGCGGCGGACGTCGAACTTGTCGGGGCGGACCTGCAAGTCCTCATCCAGGGCATCGCCGTTCCCCTGCTGGCGGGGCGGAGATGGCTCACGGCCGTGGTGGTGGCGTCGCCCTCTCAGTTCGGCACGGCGCGTCAGTATGAGGTATTCTCCGAAGTGTTCAGTACGGGCGGCATCTTTCATGATCTCGAGAGCGCCGAAGCGTGGCTGGCGGCGCAGTCGGAAGGCAGATGAGAGCGCAGGCTCGCACGAGACCCGGCTGGGCCTTACCGCTTGCGTTGGTGGCTCTCACGGTGACGGCGGGTGAGGCGATGATGGCGTCT
This is a stretch of genomic DNA from Gemmatimonadaceae bacterium. It encodes these proteins:
- a CDS encoding carbohydrate binding family 9 domain-containing protein, which encodes MISLRSLAAIALLALALGPAADAQSVTMTGPGGRSGRATVVSVAPTIDGRLDDEAWQQATVFTDFVQREPVEGNPVSERTEVRIVTDGVALYVAAWLYDREAALIVPSETIRDVTLTNSDYFAFILDTYHDRQNGFLFGTTPSGIEHDAQVIREGEGGGVFVAGQSRAQAGSLGGVNLNWDANWTVRTSRDGEGWYAEFRVPFSTLRYGGGATQTWGLNLMRGIRRRNEEALWSRVSRQFSINRLSQAGTLEDLAVPAQRIATVTPYVLGNSARNYTTQSAFRGTGEFGVDAKYGITPSLTLDLTYNTDFAQVEVDEQRTNLTRFPLFFPEKRPFFLENAGVLSAGTPQAVDLFFTRRIGIDSLGQPVPILGGGRLTGRVGGLTVGALAMVTDAQNGVEGNGYGVLRLLRELSTRSRVGVMAVQRQRRGDGGDFNRVLGVDARVGIGQDWTADAWAGHSETPGLTGDPYSWSGRVAYETRDWRHSVRVLQVGDAFNPEVGFMARPAGYRFDELMLMRLVRNPSWRHVREWNPHISLRRYVGTDGFLQSSWAHIDVTEVQFNGGGRFGPDINVYTEGLQVPFEIAPGVILQPGQYAFSVPGLDWGSDPSDAISFLARLEAGQFYSGTKTGGNVAITARRGAAFSSTLTLDHQDVDLPEGDFVRDLIGLKLAYFFTPRIFVQSLTQYNNQAEVFTANVRLGWLSTANTGLFVVLNDGEEAEGFTRWRRPLARSVTVKYSYQVGAAR